The nucleotide window GGGTCAAAGAATCTGAGCTTTTTTGGTGTCTCGTGCGGAAGAACAGATTCAAGTAATTGCTTTGGTAAAGAAAAATCATGACCTGGAGAGTTTGGAGAAGATGGCCATTGAATCCGAGTCGAAAAATTGTATGAAGATCTTGGAGAAGAAGGACATGGAAGCCGAGTTGAAGAATTGTAGGTGGGAAATATTGGAGCTGAGAGGGAAAAATTGAGGCTAACGGCGGAGAGGAAGCGTCTGATGAAGGACATAAACAGGGCTGTCAGTCTTGAGCTGAAAGTTTGTGATTTGGAGTGCGCCAAATTAGGAGCCGAGACAGAAGGCGATGTGAGGAACTGGAGAGGAGGGTTGTTCGGCTGGATAAAGATACCGCCTACTTCCTTAAGCTGGAAAATGCGAAGCCTGTTGGTTTCgggaatgaagaagaagatacagTACAAGAGGCAAGTTGAAGGCATTTCAACTTTTGCTTTGAGAATGTCATGTTGGAAGCTTGTGCTCGCCCAAGTAGTCATCTGCAGCTAATAGCTACGGAAACATTGGGAATGCAGGTAAAGTACTGTGATTTCTTTTTTGGGTCTGCGTAATTGTAGTAGAGCTTGATAATTAGGGTATGAATTTTCTGTTATGTTTTTGAATGACTTGAACATTACATTctcatattatatttgaatttttatgcaCTTCTTCGATCAGAATCTGCAGCTGCTTTGCCCCCTACTTTTATAGAAAAATTCGTTGGAGATGATGTGGCTTACAGATTTCTTTCTTGCCAGGTATTGAGAAACGTCCTTGCCGTATTTTCCTCTGGGAACAGCTCTGGATACTGAAGAAAGATTTGTAGATAGTGAAAATATATTTCAGGAAGGTGCGGGAAATGGGAGTGGAGTTCTCAAAAGGAAATACAACGAAGATAGTAATGATGATTTGTTTGAATGCCCAGCGTAAGATGCAGAAACCTTGTTTGCTTATTGATGTACCGATTAATTATTttatgggtttagggttttggagcagTAACGAgatcaaaaataatttaagcCCGGAAGCAGCATTTGTGAAAGATTTAGTGACAAAATTGGGGAATTTTGATAACAACTCTAGTTGTAGCTCTAGTTCTAGTTCATCAGACTCTCTAAAGATCAGGAAATTCAgattttacccaaaaaaatagcTATTAGCCGTTAAAGTAATTATTTGAGACATATTGAAATGGAAGAGAAACAGAAGTGCAGATTGGTAAATTTTGTTTGCAACCTTTTGTGACTGAAAGCGCAGTTGTGCTGCACTGCTGCCAAATATTGATCGGAGCCTCTTTGGTGGTTTATTGTAGCTTTATTGCTTAAAGGCACGTCAGACAGTACTTAATGATGTCTTTGCTCTTTGCCTTTGCTGCTGTTGAAAAATAATCTTGCATTGGCTGCTGTAGGATCTTGACTGTAAGTTACGTTATATTATATTGCTGGTTATTTCTTAGTTTCTGCCTACTACACTTGTCAGCGTAGGTTAGAGAAAGAATTAGTGGAATTCTTTAACCCTTCTCCCTGCTCTTATTGGCATTTCTTATTGGTCTCCATTGGAATGCTGGCAGTGTTCTTGATTCTATGGTAAAAGAATAGGCAGGTTATTCATCATATACAAAATTTCTTGTGGATGCTGTAATATGTATTACTGACATTTTGCTTGAAAAGTTATGATTAGGTTCCTAATCACGTGGTATATATTTGCAGTGGCTAGTTTTTTTTCGAGTTTCTTATCAGCTCAAGTTTTGGATCAGATGATTGCTTGAATGTCAGGGTGCTTAAGAAGTAACATTGCTCTTTAAGGTGACAGAATTACTGCGATTCCTCAAAGGTAAGTATCTTttctccttccctttcccttacCTTTAGAACTTCTGAATTCTGAGGATATATGATGCGGTGTAAGACATGGATGATCTGTTTTTGGAAACCTTAatgtaggaaaaaaaaagaaaagaaaagaaaagtcatAGTCGATTCAGTccggttatttatttatttattgcattttattttcctcgttgaacaaaaacattacaaagaaaggaagaaattgGCGACCTCGTCAAGTTACCTAGATCGATAACATTCAATATGTATCATTCAAATCCTCACCTTGTTAATCCTCTTCTGCAATGTTCGTAAGCTGCTGCTGCATTCATATCTTGTACGACTTCATGACTGCATTATTCCTTGAGTTACTCTACCAATAAACAAGAACAAGATGAATCTGCCTTAGATGCTGCCGAGAGCGGCTGCCCATGTAAATGAATCTGTCATTGATGCTGCAGGTTTTGCATGGAGCACCAAAGTCATTGGTGCTCTCAGCTGTGAATCTTCTAGGAGAAGACCATCTTCCACAAACATTTTGGAGGTGcagttgtgtgtatatatatacatgtgtgaaTTTAACGAATGTTGTAATCTCCTATGTTCATCCTTTTGACCATTCCCTGCGCCTTGTTCATGATCTTACTAGGAGTTTCGCTGTCATTATTCATTGCTGTCATGATTATTGGAATTTATGGTCAATGTCCCTAAGTTTTCACGTAAGGAGCCAACTGCCAAGGGTGTTGACAAAGTGAAGACAGCCATGTCCATTACTTTGCCGGTCAAGGCGTTACCATCTATCAAACAAAAGCTAAATGTGGGTTGACAGTTGTGATAAAGGACTGCCATATACTGCATTGTACTTCAGAAAATCTTTGTAGATGGTGACGACAACAGGTCTGGTAGCCGAATTGCAAGCATGGTCTCCGTTGTCTAtggatattaaattattatttttatcgtAATGCCTATGTGAAACTTGATCCAGATAATTTACAGTACAGAATTTCAACATTGCAACATCAAAGATAGTAGCTACCAccactttgaatcttttttttttcctttttaattatttttttccagtTGATGAAAGCTTCCAAGATGGCGATAGTAGCTTCCGTCATTTGCAAGGGCCCTCTGGTAGTACACTGCACCGTCCCGGTGAGGACACCATTCTCCATCGAAGCTTTTACAGCATCCATACTGGCATTCTCAGGAAGTCGGAACTTCCTCCACGCGATGCCAAGTGTCATTTTTGTCCTCCATCTCCACGTTCCTCTCTCCGCTGATCTGCAGCACTCTGTCGTCTTCAATCTCCACCTTTACTTCCTCCTTCGGCCCCAGCAAGTCTGCCTTGAACAAGTGTCCCTCTGGCGTCTCCTTCCAGTCTATTAGAGAAGATCCAAAGATGGAAACCAACAGCAATTATACTAAGATTGGCGCAACCTCAGGAAGGTGATAAAGTCCAAGACAACTCATGATTCATGCATGACTCAAAATCAGGAGAGTAATATGAGGAACAAGTGAATGCATTAATATTTGAATTGAAGTCTATGCATGACACAAGGCTGTGCGTGATACAAGGCTAGAAAGAGAGATATTCACTTTCATCAGTCCAGGAAAGATAGCTGGAGACTAGGGATATGATAGAGTACATTTAGGACACAATAGTTGTACAAAGTCTGTATGTTCACATTATCTTCTTaggatgtatatatacataatcgATATCAATGAAAGTATAAGCTCAGTTTGTTATACAGTCTACCCTGGTATAGTCGTATTGACGAACGCCGAATTCTCACTAGAAACAGAACTTGAAGGGAAAGGAAGGTTTTTGAAAGGGTCCCAAACGTCGATTGTTGAAAAAGCTTGGGATCAACGAGCATTATTGCTTGATTGATTACTGGTTATACGGAAAATTATAAGATCAATGAGAGTTGATTGAAATTTATCGCTACAGTGCTGCTGCTGCAGAAAAATTAGAATTTATTGGATGCAGAAGCGTATTCCAGTAACTTCAGGTACAACCAATTTTGGGTTACGGAGTCTCCTCGTCGTTAAAAGGTAACTTGTTCCGAATTTGATTACTGCAGACTCTGGCGGCTTGGTGAACTTTCGAAATTGATATTCTTTTGGTCTTTTCATAGAAACTATTATTACATTTTTCATGGTTGTTTCGATTCATTATATGGAATACATTTCCACATTTGTTTGTGATTCACCAGAGTCGACAGCATATTTTCCTTGTTTGCTTTCTGTCCGCCTTGGTTCATAATTATACTCTGTCGATTTTCCTTCACAGAAGCAATATACCCAGTTATTCCATGTATGGTTGGCCTGGTCTCAATGCTACCTATTCAATGGGAGAAAGTTGTGGTCTTTTTAAAGAATATCACATATTCATGTTCATATATAATACCAGTAGTTTCAGTTACACAACAGACTTGAAATTAGAAAGTACCAATATACTGGTCTGATTAGAAACTGCAAATCTTACATTGCATATTCACACCACACACCACCACCATTCATTAATCATTACAACTTCATGCATCACCAAACTACAATCACACATCCACAGACAACCTTTATTGCATTATACTGCTTACATAGAGTTATATACGACACCATTTCTAATCTCAGCCAGAGATCTCAATAGCCTTGACATCGGGTTTCTTCACTTCCTCCTTGGGCACCGTTACCGTGAGGACACCGTTCTCCATTGAAGCCTTAACCCCTTCCAACTTGGCGTTCTCCGGCAACCTAAACCTCCTCATGAACTTGCCACTGCTGCGCTCCACGCGGTGCCAAGTGTCGTTCTTTTCCTCCTTCTCCATACTCTTCTCTCCGCTGATCTGAAGCACTCTATCATCCTCGATCTCCACCTTTACTTCCTCTTTCTTCAGCCCCGGCAGGTCTGCCTTGAACACGTGGGCCTCCGGCGTCTCCTTCCAGTCCACGCGAGTGTTCACGAATGCCGAATTCTCACGGGATAGAGAAGTGGAAGGGAAAGTAAAGTCTTTGAAGGGGTCCCAAACGTCGAGAGAGAAGGGGTCGAAGACGCTATTCCGTCGATTGTTGAAGAAGCTTGGAATCAGCGACATTTTTTCACAACCAATTGAACCCTAAGTGATTTGATCTTTGCACGATTTCAAACTCAATTGTCACTGCTGCGTGAATAGAGGAGTATAGGGGGATTTATATGGATGTAGGTGTGTACTCTAGTAGTTTCACGAAAGACCGATTCGGGGTTGCCAAGGAACTCTCTAGTCACTTCCTGAatcttttgttcatttttaaGACTGACTTGGTAAATAAATTATGGACTCGATTTTCAGAGGTTCATGGGCATTCGGCTTCTTTATTCATGTAATGGGTCTATTTCGTTAATGGCCCATTTACCAAGTTCTATATTGGGCTTTTTAAACAAAAAGAGAGTTGTGGTGAGCAATATGTACCTCACTATTTTCAAATTACACCCCAATTTTGGTCAACTTAAAAAGATTTTCACACCCCACCTTAGACAAAACAAGACTTGTCAACAAAatagctttcgtagaatatTTCGCACCAAAAGAATGCACAAACACCAAGTTTTGTtagaaattggacaaaaacgtgaaaatttagtttatgaagagagtttagcaattccaaaacatcatccTCGCAGGATTTATAAAGACAATTGAACTCCTAATACTTCAATTGCACTAAAGCAATTATCATTAATTTTGTGTCGTACGAAAGAACGAAGAACCTGttcttagaaggaaaaaaaagggtaaGGGCACTTTATGTTCCACAGATGATATTGATGTCAGTTCCGatatatattttccttttccGAAAGTGCCTTAAGATGAAAATTCAAATTGGATCTCCATAGGTGAATTTGAGTTGTTAATGTGTGATTTGATTAGGACCTAGGCCAACATTTAGACTAAGGTTTACTTGTGAGGCAAAATTAACTAGGGAAATAACGAATTTTGTGTCAACTGGCTCTTAGATAAAAAAATTGGGTAAGGGCACATTTAGATGAAGGTCGTTTTTTTGCTGTGTTCTGGATATGCATGTTTGTTTTCTATACCAGTATCCAAACAAAGTTGCTATATGtgtgtttctatatatatatatataaatatatatatatatatatatatatatattttgtaactTTGTTTGGAAGGCCATCAAGTAGAAGCGAGATTGTTCAACattcttcttcaaattcatTGCTCTCTGCTTCATTTCCACTCCTTCTTTATCCACCATTAGCCTTTTTATGGCAAATTCCACCTCTTTCCTTTCCAATTTGTTCTCCAAATGCAGGCCTATTTTCCACTCATGACTCACCTGGCATTCACAATTTGATCTCTAAAGCATGGTTTGCATATCATTGGAACCCCTTCAGCTATACTTTCAAGCGTTGAGTTCCATCCGCAATGGCTCCAAAATCCTCCCACTGAGTCATGTCCCAACACTTGCTTCTGGGGCGCCCACCTTGCGATGTAGCCTCTTTCACCAGTGACTTCTGCAAAACCCTAAAGCAAAAATTATGTCCATTCTGAACCATTTACTATGCCAGGCCTCGTCACCTACAAGAATGTCGAACAACATATGTACCTTGCAACTGGAGAGAACCTTGAGACTTGAGTTTCATACTGGTACTACGATCCATAAAGTTGGCAACGTTAGTTATGCGCAAGATAATGCTTGGAAACTTGAGATGCTGGGCTACTAATTCCAAAATGTACATGGGATCGTCATACAGGATACATGAGATCTCCATATGCTGCGACTGTTGCTCCATCACTTGAACCAAACATTCTTGGAAAGGTGTCTGACAATTGGAATTCAGATCTGATATAATGGCTGCTAAGCCCATTATATTATCTGTAGAACTTTAATGAAGGGTTATGTTGTCAGGTATGGATCAGACGTCGAATTCAGGTATGTTTGGGGGGGTTTGGGAAGTTACATTTGGGGTGAAGAACAGTGATAAAGAAGCCCTTGGAATGAAGAATGGTTCCCAACTGTAGCATTGGGTTTATGTGTCCCTGCAATGGACATGGCACTAGGATGACCCTCTGACGCCTCTGTCCTCGCTCTGCCATCTCTCTGTATTTGAATATGTAGCTAGATGAACTTTGTGCCTTGCCTAGGCTTCTCTACTTAACCTGGCCTTTGTCAGAGGTTGATGGTGTTTGGCAGAGTAGTGCCTAAACTATTTCTTGTCCTGCTGCCCTTAGCAGTTCTCCAAAAAACTACTATTTTTTTAGCTGAAGTAGATTGAAAGAGAAGCGATTCAAAAATCATTGGATTTTAAACGGTAATGATACATAACCATAATATTTCCATCCATAATGGTCCATAACTAGGTGGCATTCCACCTAAGCAAATCCACATgacaaatttaaaattcaaaattcaaaatcaaaaatcaaatcccTATAATCACTCTCATCTCTTTTGATATTTCAATTcgatttctctctcctctctctcacgcacattctctctccctctctcacggCCAACGATGGATCTCTGCCATCCAGCCACCAATCCGACCGCCACTGCATCCAAAAGAAGCGTCCGACCCTCATGAGCAAAGCCTAGCCACCACTTGCCGTCAACTGTCGCTGGTTTTGTCAGAAATCCACCGTGAAACCGCTGTAATCACTAGACAAAAAGCTCATATCCGGCTAATTCCGGTGTCAGTTCTGCAAACtgacaccaccaatggactcctCTAGTCGAGGAGCACTTAGCCGAGCCCTTCGTCGATCGAAACGGACACGGCAAATGGAGACTCATTGATGACTCGATTTTGATGGGTATTAGAGATTTTGGTTTGAGTTTTGTTTGGATTTTCATAGGTATTTGAGATTTTAGTTGGGGTCTTGTTTGGGTTTTCATGGGTATTTGAGATGAACCCACTGGAATggatttaaatttattttagatgaaatttttatgggattttatgCCCTGCCTtcttattacactttgaatgtaattagttacactgtcaatgtaataagccactggtaAGTACAATTGACATTGTTGACTGACTTAGTTTGTCAGGTGCTTATTACAATTTATATGTAAATGTTACGCTGTCAACGTAATAAGACACTTGTTATTAAACTTGACATTGATAACTTAGTAAGCTTGGCAAGGGCTTATTATACTTTGAATGTgattaattacactgtcaatataATATGCTACTGGTGAGTAAACTTGGTAGTGTTAGCTTATTTAGTTTGGTAAGGACTTATTACACTTTATATAAAAATGTTACGCTATCAATGTAATAAGACATTTGTGATTAAACTTAACATTGGTGGCTTAGTAAGCTTGGCAGGGGCTTATTACACCTAGATTATGTACACTTATGGATGCCAAACTTATGGCTACAAAGCATTTTCGGATTTTAAATTATGGTttatttagaagtctaactcctTTTCAGTTAAATTTAGGTgttatttatcatttatttgaGTTAGTATTATTGTTGAGACAATATATATTATAGGGTTTTATTTAAGTTTTAGAAGTTATGGCATTATTGTAGTTTTCAGgttagtgaaaaaaaaaacgaatGGTTGCTTCATTGAATGTGGTTTTATACTAATTGTGGGTATATATCTATACCAACCGATTGTGCGGTATCTTTATCTTGCTTTGCAACCGTTTTTTCGGTTGGgacaataatttttaaattgaaTATATACCAACCGAAATATCGGTTGGTAATAATTATTGTGGATAATTAATTTCGActgtatataaaatatttaaacccGATTATTTGTACTTTTTCCAACCAATTATAAATCggttggaaaaaaatatttccaacgAAAAATTACGGTACCTACCAAAAAATATTCCAACGGAATGCAATATTTTTGCAACGACAATATCGGTAGGAAATTACCGACCGATTAAAAAATCGGTTGGAACATAATTTCCGACGACGTTTTTACCAACCGATATATATCGGTTGGAAAATACGACTTCCAACCGATTTTTCCCAGATTTCCAACCGATGTAGCGGTTGGTAAATCGCTAATTTCTTGTAGTGGTTATTCATGATTTTTATGCATGGTTATTGTTGAGATCATTGGTTTTTTACAAGTTGTTGAgataattgagttttttttttcactcttgGAGTGTATTTCATAAATGTCTCAGTTTTTGGTTACTTGGGGTGTGAttagttattttttaattttctaaagATATAAAAATGGGGCGCAAATAAAGCTCACCTTACTCTTTTGGTTCTCAACTCAATGGTCATTAGTACCCCAACTACGATATTTTTAAAAACTAGCTGGGGCAATTGATTGGAACCTCTTATCCTCCACaaaagttttattatttttactaATGATTCAAttatttctattttcctttccttttctatGAAAGAACATAGTAAGCTTCAATAACTATTAAAAAACCTTACATATGAGGAAACACTCGTTACACCGACGGCAGGAttaggcctttttttttttccactttcaTGTCTCAACTATGAAGAAGCACCATGTCCATCCGACTTgcaaatttatattatttttacgaATGATTCAAttatttctattttcctttcattttctaTGAGAGAATATAGTAAGCTTCAATAACTATTACAAAACCTTACATATGAGGGAGCACTCGTTACACCGACGACAAGCAGTGGCGGAGTTGGGATGCATTGTCACCGGGGTCAcactttctataatgataaacaattacATACCAAAATAACATACTAAGCAGACAAAATAATGTTAGTTAAAGTTTTCAAATAGTCAATCATAAAAATAAACATATTACattttaacaaataacaaagaaattacaatattacatatattaattttttttaaaaaaatttctatcTCCGCCCCTGATGGCAGGATTacgtattttttttccaatttcatGTCTCAACTGTGAACGAATATTGATCGGAGCCCCTTTGGTGGTTTATTGAAGCTTTATTGCTTAAAGGCACGTCAGACAGTACTTAATGATGTCTTTGCCTTTGCTGCCGTTATAAAATAATCTTGCATTGGCTGCTGTAGGATCTTGACTGACTGTAAGTTAAGTTATATTCTATTGCTTGTTATTTGTTAGTCTGTCTACTACACTTGCCGGCGTAGGTTAGCGAAAGAATTAGCGGAATTCTTTATCATGCTCTTATTGGTATTTCTTATTGGTCTCCATTGGAACGCTGGCAGTGTTCTTTATTCTATGGTAAAAGAATAGGCAGGTTATTCATCATATACAAAATTTCTTGTGGATGCTGTAATATGTATTACTGATATTTTGATTGAAAAGTTATGATTAGGTTCCTAATCATGTGGTATATATTTGCAGTGGCTAGTTTTTTTCGAGTTTCTTATCAGCACTAGTTTTGGATCAGATGATTGCTTGAATGTCAGGGTGCTTAAGAAGTAACATTGCTCTTTAAGGTGACAGAATTACTGCGATTCCTCAAAGGTAAGTATCTTttctccttccctttcccttgcCTTTAGAACTTCTGAATTCTGAGGATATATGATGCGGTGTAAGACATGGATGCTCTGTTTTTGGAAACCTTAATGAAGGaaagaaagcaaataaaagTCATAGTCGATTCAGCccggttatttatttatttattgcattttattttccttgttgAACAAAACATTACAAAGAAAGGAAGACATTGGCGACCTCGTCAAGTTACCTAGATCGATAACATTCAATATGTATTATTCTCGTAAGCTGCTGCTGCATTTGAATCTTGTACGACTTCATGACTTCATTATTCCTTGAATTACTCTACCAATAAACAAGAACAAGATGAATCTGCCTTAGAAGCTGCCGAGAGCGGCTGCCCATGTAAATGAATCTGTCATTGATGCTGCAGGTTTTGCATGGAGCACCAAAGGCATTGGTGCTCTCAGCTGTGAATCTTGTAGGAGAAGACCATCTTCCCCTAACATTTTGTAGGTGcagttgtgtgtatatatacatgtgtgaaTTTAAGGAATGTTGTAGTCTCCTATGTTCATCCTTTTGACCATTCCCTGCTCCTTGTTCATGATCTTACTAGGAGTTTCGCTGTCATTATTCATTGCTGTCATGATTATTGGAATTTATGGTCAATGTCCCTAAGTTTTCACGTAAGGAGCCAACTGCCAAGGGTGTTGACAAAGTGAAGACAGCCATGTCCATTACTTTGCCGGTCAAGGCGTTACCATCTATCAAACAAAAGCTAAATGTGGGTTGACAGTTGTGATAAAGTACTGCCATATACTGCATTGTACTTCAGAAAATCTTTGTAGATGGTGATGACCACAGCTCTGGTAGCCGAATTGCAAGCATGGTCTCCGTTGTCTAtggatattaaattattattttttatcgtAATGCCTATGTGAAACTTGATCCAGATAATTTACAGTACAGAATTTCAACATTGCAACATCTAAGATGGTAGCTAGCACCACTTTGAAATTGATGTTCTTTTGATCTTTTCATGGAAACTATTATTACATTTTTCATGGTTGTTTCGATTCAATATATGGAATACATTTCCACATTTGTTTGTGATTCAC belongs to Tripterygium wilfordii isolate XIE 37 chromosome 2, ASM1340144v1, whole genome shotgun sequence and includes:
- the LOC120006297 gene encoding 17.5 kDa class I heat shock protein codes for the protein MSLIPSFFNNRRNSVFDPFSLDVWDPFKDFTFPSTSLSRENSAFVNTRVDWKETPEAHVFKADLPGLKKEEVKVEIEDDRVLQISGEKSMEKEEKNDTWHRVERSSGKFMRRFRLPENAKLEGVKASMENGVLTVTVPKEEVKKPDVKAIEISG